The window GGGTTCGGGCAGTTTTCTCCTGGTACTCTGACACCGTCTCCTTCACCACCTCCAGAACCTCCTGCACTGCtttaaacagcagtttttcCACTCGAGCATTCAGACGCTCAATTTTGGACATCTTTgtgcactaaaaagacaaaacagagtcTTGGTTTAGATCagtgtagggctgcaacaaacgattattttcattattgattttctcaatcaatcatttagtctatgaaatgttaaaaaattgtgaaaaatttcTCAAGATTTCTCATAGTCCATGATTCATTCTTCAATTTGCTTGAACTAACAGTTCAAAACCTTCAgacattcaatttactgtcatatatgaaaaaagaaaaacagcaaatcgtcacaattgagaagctggagcctgacaatatttaatgtttttgcttgaaaactaACTGAAATGATTGATCGATTATACAAAATAGTCAGTGTAATAGTCCAGATCAGTGTGAGCATATTTCATAGACTTTGTGCAGAGGCATCATGGTTTCTACAAATATTATTAACTTGCAGATCTACACTATTGCTGATCATTGATGATATTATTACCTACAGATATaactgcaaaaatacatttagtttAACAAACTACTGCCGTAACATAGCAAGCAAATTAGAAAAATCAAGATCAGCATCTCACTTTTAACTAGACTAAGAGGTTCTACCAGATTATTACTAATATATTTCAATTCTTCATAAAAGGAGAAGCAGCATACCTTAAACCTTCAATTAAGTGTCGCGGTTTTTGATGAATCCCAGATTACGTAATGGTATTCCCTGTAGAAACGCTCATTGTCACGATGTTTATGCAGATATTCGCGATTATGTTGCAGAATCGTTTCTCAGAACATGTCAGACCAGGTGTTCATTTGGCACCTGAAGGTAAAGCGGTTTTGCACGATACACGGGTTCAGGAGTCTAAAATCGGTTTGGCGGATTATTTAATAGCCCGGTAGATGTGAGTGTTATTATGTGCACGACAGAAACATTACCACTAACACACCATCCCCTTCCTGTGTCTTCAAGGCGGCTGCCATCCTGCGTTATAGGCGTTGCTGCCATCTACTGGTGCACATGCCACATGCCAACGGGACCTGAAATAATCTTCATCTCTTTATAAAGGATACATTTACTCATCCACTGCTTATCATGTGGTGCATCTTTCTGATTTGTATTCCTTACAGTTTGATTTATGTAACCTCtggtgaaaacattttaaaaatattaatttctctGCCAATAAATGATGTTTCATTTGTCAAGTCACGAAGCTTGACAGCAGCCACCAGTCACACAGGATTGTTTATTTTGGATGTTTCTGATATTCAAAACATATCTGACAAGTTTAGATTCTCTcctctgtttatttctttttttttttttggagctgGTGGGATACATGACTCAAGTGTGCACAAAGCTAATGATAACTTACTATAACAATAAATCATGACTTGTCCTTTTCAGCAACTGTTTGcatttacataaacataaaaagtgCTTTAAGCTTCTGATTACATATTCAACCTTCcacaaattctttttttttttgttcaaatacATGTTAAAAGAAGCTGTTACTGGCTTTTACTGTACAAAATGGCAAAAAACAGTTCATACAAACAAAGAAGTGAACATTCATACAATTAGGTCCTCTTCACCAGACACTTTAAAGTGAGAGAACGTCCCTGAATGTAAACTGGCAGTCTTGTACTTGTGGCTATCCCTCTATAGCGGTGTCTTCGAACAGACTGAGCAGGTTCTTTGGTTCAAAGTTGGGCCGGGGTACAGCCTCCTCTGTTCGGACCCAGTTACGACCACGCCGCTGCGAGGACTTGGTGGATGAAGTGTGTCGGCTCTGCGTGGAGCTTTCATACATGCTGTCGGTGTGAAGCTCTGCGTGTATGGGGCTTGTGCTGGGCGTCAGCGTGCGGCAGGAACCATTTGAGTGGATGCTGGAGGGGGTCGGCGCTAAGTCACAGGAGGACCAATCATACAGAATTGAGTGAGTGGGCGTGTGGGCAGGACTGCGATGACTGTGCGCTGGGGAGCCTGGGAGAGGAGTGGACGTACTCTCTACACATAGTCTGGATTTGACCCTGTTGAACGAGAGAATATAAATTTTAGTATGGAATTTAAAAAGTAATCCAAAGTAGGACATTATCTTCTTTTGCCATTAAGGAGCAAGCTTGTCAAAGACATTTCGACACCACACCtctcatcatcacacacacacggggaTTTTCTACCTGTGTGAGAAGGTAGGGGAAAGCTCCGGGTCCAAGGGACCCAGCACAAACACTGCATCATCCTCTGGGCTGCCTGAGTCAGCATGCATGGCGCTGAGAGGCAGGGTTAACTCCTTGTCCCAGCTGTCCTTAGGAGGAGTGCAGGGTACTGGCTTGGTCCAACGAGGGAGGAACGGCAattgaagagaagagaggagtctACATCCAAAGCACATGACCgactgtgaggaaaaaaaaatagaattaaaatatttaatgttgaGAAAAAGTATAAACTCTTTAAGTTCTTCCTACAAAAGGTTGATTAGACACATTACCTGGCAGAGGGAGGCAAAGGTCAGCATGGTCTCAGCGAGCAAAAGGCAGATGCGCCTCTTCCACCTGTGTTTCCTAACAGAGGGGAGGGCAAGAAGTTCAGAGACTGTCGGTCTGTCTGACGGTTCCGGGGCCAACATCATCCGCAGTACTGTCTGAAGCTCAGCTGATAGGcctgcaaatacagaaatattaataaaataagtCTCCTTGAATGAAGACCATGGGATAATTTCACAAGATTTAGATCTTACCACTGGTAAACTGTGAGGGGAGGTAGCCTTGTCTGAGCTGTTGCCAGCCCTCTCCACCATTGGGAACCTCGATATTACAGGCAAGCTCCAGAATAGAAACGCCCaaactaaatgaaaatgattcGACATTAGTTAATCAGATCAATCAGTTACATATTTAGAATATAATTGATTTTTCATGTATGGTATTTGTACCTGAAAACATCTGCAGCAGGCCCGTACTCCCCACGCAGCAGCTCAGGAGCCATGTATCTGGGATCTCCCTCCTGGATATCCTCTTTCACTTTCCCCTCTACAGGATCTGTGCTGTTCTGTTTGAGCTCAAGCAGCAGCCCGAAGTCCCCCAGCTTGAGACACCCAGAGTCAGTGATAAGGACGTTGGCAGGCTTGAGGTCTAGATGCACAAAACCGTGAGAGTGCAAGTGCTGCAGTGCTGAGAGAAGGTCGCACAGGTAACCCCAAGCTGCACGCTCATCTGGATTGGAAAGTGTCACAACAAAGTCGATAAGTATGTCTGGGGAATTGAGATTAAATAAGAGCAAAAGAGCAAGAGGCACAGTATCATGATATCATAGCCAAAGCAATATCAGGATATATGATTGTCTCTTTCAGACAGACCTGGGCCAGGAGGCTGGTTTTCAGCATGAAGCAGCAAGCTGGTGCTACACAGCTCTGTCTGAATGAACAGTCGGCCACACTCCTCCCAGGCTGCCACAAAGTTCAAGATGTGAGGATGGGGACAGAGGCGCTCGTGGTTTCTGGCCTCCCTCACACTCCGGTTCCTCTCACTGTTGCCCCTGAAGCGATGAGTAGAGCGCTTGACTGCATACTGGCGGCCGTCCTTGCTGCTTTGCACCTAGAAAAACACAGAGCGTGCTGAGGTCTCGTCTTCGGTTTGGAGATCTCCCAGTTATGATTTTGGTTATAGTGTGAAAATAGACTTACAAGGAAATTTCAATTCGTGTTGTGAGTTTTCCCTTTACAAAACCACGGCACAGATGTTCAAACAAGATTTTATAAATACTGTTATGTAACgagtcctctttttttttttaacatcaggCAATTTCCAGGTTTGGTAAAGATGTGAAATCAGAAACATACTAAGAGATACAGTCATGTATTCAGGATCTCGTCCCTTCAGATACTTTGTTCTAAAACCACAACTTCCTCTCGAGTTCACAAGTTGGCTTTAAGACTATTAGAGTCTCACTTTAGaaaactattttgtgtttgttttacatgcCTTATTATTTAGAAACTTTCTCACAGAATAGTAgttcttaagaaaaaaaaattctgattaATCAAGGTAACATTGGACACTTGACTGAACTGAGTTTTACCTTTGAGAGGAGTTCACCTTTGCTCAAAGTGCTTATGATGCGATTAATACTAGTCTGACTCCTGACCAACTAACTTTAACTCAAAGTCATTGTATCATCACACTGAATATGGACCACTATAAAATTTGAATCAAGAGTTACAGTGATATATTGTTAATGTATTTGCCTTAAAGAAGTGAACATGTATCTTGATAAAAGGCAgcaatatataatatagtttGCATGTTATattgctttcacacacacacacacatatatatatacgcagacacacacactgacatttttgtCTTGCTCACCTTGTAGACCTCTCCGAATGAGCCCCTCCCCAGCAGGCCCAAATTAGTGAAGCACTGACTGAAATAGGACTGCTGCTTACTGGGATCATATACCGAATTTGGAGGGGGAGACTTAGTAAGAGAACGTGATAGGGGTGTCCAGGGGGATGGATGCTGGGGGAACATCCGGCTCAAAGGGGGACATCCCTTGGACGGTGGCAGGGGGGGCAGAGAGTGTGAGAGCCGAGCTGGGGAGGAGCAGGATGAGTTGGACGTAGAAGACGAGGAGAAAGGGAGACGGCGCTTCTTGAGGGAAAAGGACTGCTCTGCATGGGAGAAGTGAGTCGGAAGAGGGAGAGGCACCCTGGAAACTGTGGTTTCCACCGCCACCGACATTGTTGTAGGAACTTTTTCAGTTCCTTCCTTTGAAGATATTGAGCTGCAACAGTCAAGAGAAACCtgttaaacacaaacagtcttGGCTGACAGTTAATATGAATGTACAAATGCCACTTTTGCACTGCTCATGCTCATACAGTGtactgatacaaaaaaaaacaaatataaatatccCCATAAAACGTATTCATTTAAACTCAGGCACATTTGCTATAAAATACGATCTACAAATATTGACTAACATTTGTTCAGGTACCAAATTATCTGTGTTACTAACTCACTAACAAGTAAAATGAACCAAAAAATGGTCGAGCTCCTCCTTTAACTAATACTGTACAGCACAGTTTAGACAGAGATACGGTATGTTCCCTCATTTGACTCAAAAAGAGAGATATGGCATCTTAAACATCCTGCTTAGACCGGTTTTCTGATACCAGTATCACTCTGATCCTTTGATATTCAGCTCATTTGTAGAACAACAGCTCTCTGTGGCCTGGAGATGGGTGCTGGCGTTAAGAAGCAGGACAGACCTGCTTAACCAAGCAAACACTTTACAAGTTTGACAACCTCAGTTTTCAACTGTAATATGAATTTACATCACAGTCAGTTAGAATTTAAATTATGTCAGCTACTGAATTAGCTTTCGGTAAGTTGTGGCTCACTGTTTACAATGACTGACCCATGTCATCCCCACAAAACAAATGCTGGCTACCATTAATTTAAGGCGTAACCAGTCAACAGCATAAGATAACCTTatctaacgttagctagctggTTAACTAACCGTCAAACAACGTTCTGTAATTGACAGTTCAGCGTTAAGTAGGTAGAAGTAAGTATCACACTCACCATAATCCAATATCAACAACAGACAGTCTCGGTCAATCCAAACCAAACTGCGCCTACAGCCTTCAAGCATTAAACTAGCTGGCGCCAAATTCTGAAAACGTTACGCTGTCCTGCGCAGCTGTGTTTCGTGAATACAACATGCTTATCTGAATTTGCGCAAGAGCCGCAAGCGGTGCAGTGTGGACAACACAGGGCTGGCGCTACTGACGAGCTAGCTGACTACTTGAAATggtaactttattattattattactaccaGTAATCTTGTGAGATTGGTGCCTAGATACATACACTGGATTAACGTTCAACGCCTTGTATTAACGCGATAATAACAAACGGTACTGTCGGTTAAAGGAGTGTTAGTGTCAGTTTCTGTTTGCTATGTTAGCTTCGCCTCACCAGCTATAACGAGAGACTGCAGCGAGGTAACTTATCTTAGCTCGGCTAACCTTGGACTTAGATTAGTCAGGTCGGCTGCACGTATTCTGCCATTGTACTACAATGTCTGCCCACTTATCTGTCAAATTTATACCCTCAAAACTCTCAAGGCTGTTTTGTATTGGCTAATTCGCGTTAGCCTGGAGAGCTAACAACGTTCAATGAATTGCCAGTAACGTTAATTCTGCTGTATCCGGGAAATACTTACCCTGACACACTCAGTATTTAAACAGCCAACTAAAAACTTAAGCTCCCTTCATATGTCATTGCTTAGAAGACGCATTCAATCTAGTGAGGGAGGGGTTATAAATAGTTGTAAAGGGGACACTTACTATAAACTTGCATGGCCTACGGAGTGTTTGGGCAGATAAACAGGAGTTACTGCCAGTTAACCTGGTTGTGAATTATTACCTTATATGTAGATTCAGCCATCCTGTTTGACCTCATCGTAAATGTAGAGTAACACTTGTAAGCTCTCATCTTAAGGATCAAATCCAGTTGCCTTTTGACATATAAATCAATCTATGCCCATGTTTCTTTCCTTCAGGACGTGTTCTTAATGATCCGGCGTCACAAGACCACAATCTTCACAGATGCCAAGGAGTCCACCACCGTCTATGAGCTGAAGCGTATTGTTGAAGGTATTCTGAAGAGACCACCTGAGGACCAGCGGCTCTACAAAGTGAGTTTTGGGGCCAGTTATGCCAGTGACACCTATTATAGTCCTGTCACACAAAAGTTTTATCTCAGCATCCTTACTGATGGTGGTTCTCCTTCCTAAGGTTGACTGAAACATTTGCTTGAAATGTCTGACACAGTGTCTCTATGTTTATGGAAGcaagtttatacatttttgagACCATTGGGGAGgcttttgtgacattttcaacTGTTGTTCCACAGGATGACCAGCTGCTAGAGGACAGCAAAACTCTTGGTGACAGCGGATTCACCAACCAGACTGCCAGACCTCAGGCCCCAGCTACAGTTGGTCTGGCTTTCCGCATCAATGGTATGTTCAGTCCATGTTATGTTGTATGCCTGTCAGGATCGGGGGTGTTGAATTTTTTCCTGGGTTGGAAATTCTGCTTTAGTGTAGTGATTGAACTTGTTTGATTTAGGTTAGATTAAGGTTTGCAGTCATGCTGCTGCCATGTATTGGTAGATAAAATGGTCATTAACAAATTCTAGTCTGAAAAGGATGCTCCTGCTCGTCATCCATTCTCTTGCACTTTTAAATATGAATCTATGGTGTTCAGTGCCATCTAGGAGTTATAttgtgatgaaataataaaatgtgttctgtGTTATAGTGATTTTGCTTCAGTCTGCCTTGTCTACTTTAGGCAGTGAGTTTCAAATGTCTCCGGTACAGACAACTTCCAACTGTGCAACGTT is drawn from Thunnus thynnus chromosome 20, fThuThy2.1, whole genome shotgun sequence and contains these coding sequences:
- the LOC137172548 gene encoding membrane-associated tyrosine- and threonine-specific cdc2-inhibitory kinase-like isoform X1 → MSVAVETTVSRVPLPLPTHFSHAEQSFSLKKRRLPFSSSSTSNSSCSSPARLSHSLPPLPPSKGCPPLSRMFPQHPSPWTPLSRSLTKSPPPNSVYDPSKQQSYFSQCFTNLGLLGRGSFGEVYKVQSSKDGRQYAVKRSTHRFRGNSERNRSVREARNHERLCPHPHILNFVAAWEECGRLFIQTELCSTSLLLHAENQPPGPDERAAWGYLCDLLSALQHLHSHGFVHLDLKPANVLITDSGCLKLGDFGLLLELKQNSTDPVEGKVKEDIQEGDPRYMAPELLRGEYGPAADVFSLGVSILELACNIEVPNGGEGWQQLRQGYLPSQFTSGLSAELQTVLRMMLAPEPSDRPTVSELLALPSVRKHRWKRRICLLLAETMLTFASLCQSVMCFGCRLLSSLQLPFLPRWTKPVPCTPPKDSWDKELTLPLSAMHADSGSPEDDAVFVLGPLDPELSPTFSHRVKSRLCVESTSTPLPGSPAHSHRSPAHTPTHSILYDWSSCDLAPTPSSIHSNGSCRTLTPSTSPIHAELHTDSMYESSTQSRHTSSTKSSQRRGRNWVRTEEAVPRPNFEPKNLLSLFEDTAIEG
- the LOC137172552 gene encoding elongin-B-like, producing MDVFLMIRRHKTTIFTDAKESTTVYELKRIVEGILKRPPEDQRLYKDDQLLEDSKTLGDSGFTNQTARPQAPATVGLAFRINDEMFEQLHVEAFSSPPELPDVMKPQDSGSTANEQAVQ